The Chitinivibrionales bacterium genome includes a window with the following:
- a CDS encoding T9SS type A sorting domain-containing protein, with translation MAPIIAGAVTWQMDSSPFGFPAESVKNPAQSNAMLTAHLCRPVVNNGFVTIQYSLPQNVRGATLTIYNLFGARIQTFDLTPGSNAVRWGVSSHRVVTGVYLAAMRYGTNEEKTKISIVK, from the coding sequence ATGGCACCCATCATTGCTGGTGCTGTAACGTGGCAGATGGACAGCAGTCCATTTGGCTTTCCTGCGGAGTCGGTGAAAAATCCCGCACAATCAAACGCCATGCTTACGGCGCATCTGTGCAGGCCGGTAGTGAACAACGGTTTCGTCACCATCCAGTACAGCCTTCCTCAAAATGTTCGTGGCGCAACACTCACCATTTACAATCTTTTCGGCGCGAGGATCCAGACCTTTGACCTTACACCGGGAAGCAATGCCGTCCGCTGGGGCGTTTCGTCGCATAGGGTCGTGACCGGCGTGTATCTGGCCGCCATGCGGTACGGAACGAATGAAGAAAAAACCAAAATATCCATTGTAAAGTAA
- the rlmM gene encoding 23S rRNA (cytidine(2498)-2'-O)-methyltransferase RlmM, producing the protein MNDAAENPHQQIFHSILLYCRSGFEQECSQEFLNASKKFGFGAIAIAAKDSGYVIFRFSSASSAITCLQSLPFSSFVFSRQMIAASDLIGPLFAGNRINPLLEVIRRTNQKYSDIFIETADTNDAKQLSPLCRKLLAPFASALKKENILIDNSLENSADPIRLHIFFTSTDHARVGYSSVNNSSSWPMGIPRFKFPAGAPSRSTLKLEEAFCTFLSREDMARLLKPGMSAVDLGASPGGWTWQLVSRGLRVTAVDNGRMDGRVLASGLVQHIRGDGFAFAPKHPVEWMVCDIVEQPSRIAKLAARWIGNKWCRRVIFNLKLPMKKRFEEVTRCREIITAELKRSGGRHEIWIKQLYHDREEVTAYLQCVDF; encoded by the coding sequence ATGAATGATGCTGCCGAAAATCCTCATCAACAAATATTTCATTCGATATTGCTTTATTGCCGCTCCGGCTTTGAACAAGAATGCTCTCAGGAATTTTTAAACGCATCAAAAAAATTCGGTTTTGGAGCGATTGCAATTGCTGCCAAGGACAGCGGCTACGTGATATTCCGGTTCTCCAGTGCATCATCGGCAATTACCTGTCTCCAATCCCTCCCGTTTTCCTCGTTCGTTTTCAGCCGCCAGATGATCGCGGCCTCTGACCTCATCGGACCGCTATTTGCCGGCAACAGGATCAATCCGTTGCTGGAAGTCATCAGAAGGACAAACCAGAAATACTCCGATATTTTTATTGAAACCGCCGATACGAATGACGCGAAACAATTGAGCCCGTTGTGCAGGAAACTGCTGGCGCCATTTGCATCGGCCCTTAAGAAGGAAAACATTCTTATTGATAATTCTTTGGAAAACAGTGCTGATCCGATTCGGCTCCATATCTTTTTTACATCAACGGATCACGCACGCGTCGGGTATTCATCAGTAAATAATTCATCTTCCTGGCCCATGGGGATACCGCGCTTCAAATTCCCCGCCGGAGCGCCCAGCCGGTCAACCCTCAAACTCGAAGAGGCGTTTTGTACTTTTTTGTCAAGGGAGGACATGGCCCGCCTGCTCAAACCCGGGATGAGCGCCGTTGACCTCGGCGCGTCGCCCGGCGGCTGGACATGGCAGCTGGTCAGCCGAGGCCTCCGGGTCACCGCGGTGGACAACGGCCGCATGGACGGCCGCGTGCTCGCTTCGGGACTTGTGCAGCACATTCGCGGCGACGGGTTCGCCTTTGCGCCGAAGCATCCGGTAGAGTGGATGGTATGCGATATCGTCGAGCAGCCGTCGCGCATCGCGAAACTTGCCGCCCGGTGGATCGGAAATAAATGGTGCCGTCGGGTTATTTTTAATCTCAAGCTGCCGATGAAAAAAAGATTTGAAGAGGTAACGCGATGCAGAGAAATTATAACTGCGGAGTTGAAGAGGAGCGGCGGCCGTCATGAGATATGGATAAAACAACTCTATCATGATAGAGAAGAAGTGACGGCATACCTGCAGTGCGTGGATTTTTAA
- the ligA gene encoding NAD-dependent DNA ligase LigA yields the protein MDDVSSTLSHLREKIRAYDAAYYGRGESLVSDREYDELYARLVKLEQQHPGLITPDSPTQRVASDLTREFAKVKHSVPMMSIENTYAEPEVREWIERVQKLLSGQKVSFVGELKVDGVASSLVYEKGRLASGVTRGDGVTGDDVTANVRTVRSVPLLLDARESLEVRGEVYMTFEDFRRLNDALVENGQKPMQNPRNTTSGTLKLLDPREVARRNLSFAAYFLLSKTHTKSHLENLAFLETLGFPVVIHSKRLVSADEVVEFLEGWNKKRHDLDFPVDGVVVKVDSIAQQEQLGNTAKSPRWVIAYKYQPETAITRLIEIEPNVGRTGVVTPVAKLEPVLLAGTTIRNATLHNYDEIRRLDVRVNDYVSIEKGGEIIPKITAVVREKRPSHSKPYEEPSSCPSCGAKLVRLKEEVALRCVNNSCPAQLFASLTHFVSRGAMNIEGLGPALITKLLDASQIKNVADLFTLEKDRLAELEGMGEKSAANIVAALEASKKNTLDRLLHGIGIRMVGAQTARVLAQEVRDIGDLFDMPVEKLEALPNIGPQVAQSVRSFFDREQNQRLVQRLRSLGVNCKGMEKPKADAAFAGKTFVLTGGLAKFTREEAQRLIEERGGHASGSVSKKTDYVVAGGEPGSKYEKAKSLGVKIVTEEEFVRMLKEK from the coding sequence ATGGACGATGTTTCCTCCACGCTCTCTCACCTTCGGGAAAAAATCCGCGCTTACGATGCCGCGTATTACGGCCGCGGCGAATCGCTTGTGTCAGACCGGGAATATGACGAGCTCTATGCGCGACTTGTCAAGCTCGAGCAGCAGCATCCCGGCCTTATAACGCCTGATTCCCCCACGCAGCGCGTCGCGAGCGACCTCACCAGGGAATTCGCCAAGGTAAAGCACTCCGTTCCCATGATGAGCATCGAGAACACTTACGCCGAGCCCGAGGTGCGCGAGTGGATCGAACGGGTGCAGAAGCTTCTTTCCGGCCAGAAGGTCTCGTTCGTGGGCGAGCTCAAGGTGGACGGCGTCGCGTCGTCGCTCGTGTACGAAAAGGGACGGCTGGCATCGGGCGTCACGCGCGGCGACGGCGTCACCGGCGACGACGTGACCGCCAACGTGCGCACCGTGAGGTCGGTCCCCCTGTTGCTTGACGCTCGGGAAAGCCTCGAGGTGCGCGGCGAAGTGTACATGACCTTCGAGGATTTCCGCAGGCTCAACGACGCGCTCGTTGAAAACGGCCAAAAACCCATGCAGAACCCGCGTAACACCACCTCGGGCACGCTCAAGCTGCTCGACCCCAGGGAAGTCGCGCGCCGCAACCTCAGCTTCGCGGCGTATTTTCTGCTTTCAAAAACCCATACAAAAAGCCACCTGGAGAACCTTGCCTTTCTCGAAACGCTCGGGTTTCCCGTGGTCATCCATTCAAAACGGCTGGTTTCGGCCGACGAAGTGGTGGAATTTCTGGAAGGATGGAACAAAAAGCGTCACGACCTGGATTTCCCCGTCGACGGCGTGGTCGTGAAAGTTGATAGCATTGCGCAACAGGAACAGCTCGGTAACACCGCAAAGAGCCCCCGGTGGGTGATAGCCTACAAATATCAGCCCGAGACCGCAATCACCCGGCTTATAGAAATAGAGCCGAATGTGGGCAGGACCGGTGTGGTGACGCCGGTTGCCAAGCTCGAGCCAGTGCTGCTTGCCGGCACCACCATCCGCAACGCCACGCTTCACAATTACGACGAGATACGGCGGCTCGACGTGCGCGTCAACGACTATGTTTCCATCGAAAAGGGCGGGGAAATCATCCCGAAGATCACGGCCGTGGTCAGGGAAAAGCGGCCGTCCCACAGCAAACCGTACGAGGAGCCGTCGTCCTGCCCGTCATGCGGGGCAAAGCTCGTGCGGCTCAAGGAGGAGGTGGCGCTGCGCTGCGTCAACAATTCCTGTCCGGCACAGCTTTTTGCGTCGCTCACTCACTTTGTCTCGCGCGGCGCCATGAATATCGAGGGACTGGGCCCGGCGCTCATCACCAAACTGCTTGACGCCAGCCAAATTAAAAACGTCGCGGACCTTTTTACCCTTGAAAAAGACCGGCTCGCCGAATTGGAAGGCATGGGAGAAAAATCCGCAGCCAACATCGTCGCCGCGCTCGAAGCATCCAAGAAAAACACGCTCGACCGGCTGCTGCACGGTATCGGCATCCGCATGGTGGGCGCCCAGACCGCGCGCGTTCTGGCCCAGGAGGTTCGCGACATCGGGGACCTGTTCGACATGCCGGTCGAAAAGCTCGAGGCGCTGCCGAACATCGGGCCGCAGGTGGCGCAGAGCGTGCGCAGTTTTTTCGACCGCGAACAGAACCAAAGGCTCGTGCAGCGGCTCAGGTCGCTCGGTGTCAATTGTAAAGGAATGGAAAAACCAAAGGCCGACGCCGCATTTGCGGGAAAGACCTTTGTGCTCACGGGCGGGCTTGCAAAGTTCACCCGCGAGGAGGCGCAACGGCTCATCGAGGAGCGCGGCGGACATGCTTCGGGGAGCGTGAGCAAGAAAACGGATTACGTTGTCGCGGGGGGAGAACCGGGATCAAAATATGAGAAGGCGAAGTCGCTGGGCGTGAAGATAGTGACTGAAGAGGAATTTGTGAGGATGCTGAAGGAAAAATAA
- a CDS encoding ROK family protein, whose amino-acid sequence MEQFAIGIDLGGTNLKGIVMNKDGEGRNLTRVPTEAKKGGQKVLENILTLIDKLLQKEGAKDHIIGVGIGTPGFVDRDGTIIGGAENLPGWKGTQIYEPIQQQFGLPATGSNDVTVTALAESRFGAGRGVKNMVCLALGTGIGGGIVVNGQLYKGTHGMAGELGHICVETNGLQCNCGQKGCVERYASATGIVDMALRLCEGLDSRQQTPFAHEVLRKPQSLTSKIVYEYVKKNDTVACRVNEMVCEKLARAVGIIVNALSPDRIILGGGVMMAGQVIIDTVSRYVPMFCWPEIWKRCDLAIAQLGENAGVLGAAGLVFEDFTDANPAEHSAPA is encoded by the coding sequence ATGGAGCAGTTTGCGATCGGCATTGATCTGGGGGGGACCAACCTTAAAGGCATCGTGATGAATAAGGATGGGGAAGGCCGCAATCTTACGCGAGTTCCGACAGAGGCGAAAAAGGGCGGGCAGAAGGTTCTCGAGAACATTCTCACGCTTATCGATAAATTGCTGCAGAAGGAAGGCGCCAAGGACCATATCATCGGCGTGGGCATCGGCACGCCCGGATTCGTCGACCGCGACGGCACCATTATCGGTGGTGCCGAAAACCTGCCGGGATGGAAGGGAACCCAGATCTACGAGCCCATCCAGCAACAGTTCGGCCTTCCCGCCACCGGCAGCAACGACGTCACGGTCACCGCGCTCGCCGAATCACGCTTCGGTGCGGGCAGGGGCGTCAAGAACATGGTGTGCCTCGCGCTCGGTACCGGTATCGGCGGCGGCATCGTGGTGAACGGCCAGCTTTACAAGGGCACGCACGGCATGGCCGGTGAGCTTGGCCACATCTGCGTGGAGACCAACGGCCTGCAGTGCAACTGCGGTCAAAAGGGCTGCGTCGAGCGGTACGCGTCGGCCACCGGCATCGTCGACATGGCGCTACGCTTGTGCGAAGGGCTTGATTCCAGGCAGCAGACGCCGTTCGCCCACGAGGTGCTGCGCAAACCGCAAAGCCTCACCTCCAAGATCGTGTATGAGTATGTCAAGAAAAACGACACCGTCGCGTGCCGCGTCAACGAGATGGTGTGCGAGAAGCTCGCGCGCGCGGTGGGCATTATCGTCAACGCGCTGTCGCCCGACCGCATCATCCTCGGCGGCGGGGTCATGATGGCGGGACAGGTGATCATCGACACCGTGTCGCGGTACGTTCCCATGTTCTGCTGGCCCGAAATATGGAAACGCTGCGACCTCGCCATCGCGCAGTTGGGCGAGAACGCGGGCGTCCTGGGCGCGGCCGGACTCGTGTTCGAAGACTTCACCGACGCAAATCCCGCAGAACATTCGGCGCCGGCATAA
- a CDS encoding nucleotide sugar dehydrogenase has product MADTFSISPEGEKFPIPKKEDYSAEFDRIKKLADAERKKGKEIVVVVGVGFVGAVMAAIVADTVDTRGKPSKFVIGVQRPSTRSFWKIRLLNRGLSPVKAEDPEVDPMIKRCVLDKKTLIATYNEDALSLADVVVVDVQCDYLKESLGNLATGRADMAALEKSMYTIAERVQPNALVLIETTVAPGTTEQVAYPIMKKVFEHRGIKSEPVLAHSYERVMPGKNYVASIRDFWRVCSGVNKESRRRVVKFLTEVLNTKAFPLTVLDKPIESETAKIVENSYRATILAFLDEWSLFAEQNGVDLVKVIKAIKVRPTHSNIIFPGPGIGGYCLPKDGGLGMWAYKHILGWDENIFKITPAAININDTRALRVGQLTRDALRNMDKPIAAAEVLLLGASYREDVGDTRYSGSEIIVRKLTEMGAEMRVHDPYVAHWWEFESQDSYPSTGYSWARFFRNQEKLTNLCVSKDMNASLKGADAVVLAVRHKQYLDLDPDTVVKKIGKPAAIIDCFAILDDEKIQRYFELGCEVKGLGRGHVNRIKKAVLAKKRK; this is encoded by the coding sequence ATGGCCGATACCTTCTCTATTAGTCCTGAAGGCGAAAAGTTTCCGATCCCCAAAAAAGAAGACTATTCCGCGGAGTTTGACCGCATTAAAAAACTCGCGGACGCCGAACGTAAAAAAGGAAAGGAAATCGTCGTGGTGGTGGGCGTGGGCTTCGTGGGCGCGGTCATGGCGGCGATCGTCGCCGACACCGTTGACACAAGGGGAAAACCTTCAAAGTTCGTGATCGGCGTGCAGCGTCCGAGCACCAGGAGCTTCTGGAAGATACGGCTGCTCAACCGCGGGCTTTCGCCGGTCAAGGCGGAAGACCCCGAGGTGGACCCCATGATCAAGCGCTGCGTGCTTGACAAGAAAACACTGATCGCCACCTACAACGAGGACGCGCTCTCGCTCGCCGACGTGGTGGTGGTGGACGTGCAGTGCGATTACCTCAAGGAATCGCTGGGCAACCTGGCCACCGGCCGCGCCGACATGGCCGCGCTTGAAAAATCCATGTATACCATTGCCGAGCGCGTGCAGCCAAACGCCCTCGTGCTCATCGAGACCACGGTGGCTCCCGGCACCACCGAGCAGGTGGCGTATCCGATCATGAAAAAGGTTTTCGAGCACCGCGGCATCAAGAGCGAGCCGGTGCTCGCCCACAGCTACGAGCGCGTCATGCCCGGCAAAAATTACGTGGCGAGCATCCGCGATTTCTGGCGCGTGTGCAGCGGCGTCAACAAGGAATCGCGCCGCCGCGTGGTGAAGTTTCTCACCGAGGTGCTCAACACCAAGGCCTTTCCCCTCACCGTGCTTGACAAACCAATAGAGTCCGAAACGGCAAAGATCGTGGAAAACAGCTACCGCGCCACGATCCTCGCCTTCCTCGACGAATGGAGCCTGTTCGCGGAACAGAACGGCGTTGACCTGGTCAAGGTCATCAAGGCGATCAAGGTGCGACCCACGCACAGCAACATCATTTTCCCGGGCCCGGGCATCGGCGGGTACTGCCTGCCCAAGGACGGCGGCCTGGGCATGTGGGCCTACAAGCACATCCTCGGATGGGACGAGAACATCTTCAAGATCACGCCCGCGGCGATCAACATCAACGATACGCGCGCCCTGCGCGTGGGCCAGCTCACACGCGACGCCCTGCGCAACATGGACAAGCCCATCGCGGCGGCGGAGGTGCTGCTGCTCGGCGCATCGTACCGCGAGGACGTGGGCGACACCCGCTACAGCGGCTCGGAGATCATCGTGCGCAAACTCACTGAAATGGGCGCCGAAATGCGCGTGCACGATCCGTACGTGGCGCACTGGTGGGAGTTCGAGTCACAGGACTCTTATCCGTCAACAGGCTACAGCTGGGCGCGCTTCTTCCGCAACCAGGAAAAACTCACCAACCTGTGCGTGTCGAAGGACATGAACGCCTCGCTCAAGGGCGCGGACGCAGTGGTCCTCGCCGTGCGCCACAAGCAGTACCTCGACCTCGACCCGGACACAGTGGTGAAAAAAATCGGAAAGCCCGCCGCCATCATCGACTGTTTCGCCATCCTCGACGACGAAAAAATCCAGCGCTATTTCGAGCTGGGTTGCGAGGTGAAGGGATTGGGACGGGGGCATGTGAACAGAATAAAAAAAGCTGTACTGGCGAAAAAAAGGAAATGA
- a CDS encoding transcriptional repressor, whose protein sequence is MQYRRSQQRERILEILKGTKSHPTADWIYKKLKEEIPELSLGTVYRNLHILISQGHIQKLPFGSTFDRFEAKIAPHYHLVCEKCGAVIDFEMPEYSDINKKAERLSSFKISRHRIDFFGLCEKCQIYHKQTTKRKGK, encoded by the coding sequence ATGCAGTACCGGCGTAGTCAGCAGAGGGAACGAATCCTTGAAATACTAAAAGGGACAAAATCTCATCCTACCGCGGATTGGATTTATAAAAAGCTGAAAGAGGAAATTCCTGAATTGAGCCTTGGCACCGTGTATCGCAATTTACATATTCTTATTTCGCAAGGTCATATTCAGAAATTGCCTTTTGGCAGCACGTTCGACCGTTTTGAAGCCAAGATTGCTCCACATTACCATCTTGTTTGTGAAAAATGCGGTGCAGTCATTGATTTCGAGATGCCGGAGTATTCTGATATTAATAAAAAGGCCGAACGGCTGAGTTCTTTTAAAATATCCCGACATCGAATAGATTTTTTTGGTCTTTGTGAAAAATGTCAAATTTATCATAAACAAACAACCAA